Proteins encoded together in one Onychomys torridus chromosome 1, mOncTor1.1, whole genome shotgun sequence window:
- the Haus5 gene encoding HAUS augmin-like complex subunit 5 isoform X4, which yields MAMAQTLQSLRDTRHRTLLLQAQARAVRRQQRGLQDPMQKLQNQLRHLQDMQRKAKVDVTFGPLVSAAPALEPEVLRDVRTACSLRTQFLQNLLIPQARGNSIPSPCEAHFGSSHQQWLSSIETLLTSHPAGHILAALKYLAAERETEIWSLCGGDGLKEEVMARPQAPDPSNSTQALPSSVHLIQEGWQAVGTLVTQRSALLSERQVLTGRLQSLVEEVERLALGPTERKTLLLGLRCSGLWAELKALHAQSQELGDAVGHRQLLLRELLAKQQRILQWRQLVEETQEQIRLVIKGNSVIKTRLSKGPEEVLALIQQKVVPTSEAVAPQSQELLRCLKEEAQHLHHILLGPLLWYHAKGLKPLSRILPSIHQLHPTTPRGSSFISLSHTLGLPVGKAPELLLPKAVSLRQDLLFLQDQLGLQVGNLLHVKTSLPLGPSTQELLQIQASQEKEQNKVMGQALKKLEDLMEQALEQIPKLQVLMGDWWEQPGQAALSGELCQGLSLPQWQLRWAQARGALQQPYK from the exons GAAAGCCAAAGTGGATGTGACCTTTGGACCTCTGGTGTCAGCAGCCCCAGCCCTAGAGCCTGAGGTGTTG CGTGATGTCCGGACAGCCTGCTCCCTTCGGACTCAGTTCCTGCAGAACCTTCTCATTCCTCAGGCCAGGGGAAACAGCATCCC AAGCCCTTGTGAGGCCCACTTCGGAAGTTCCCATCAGCAGTGGCTAAGCTCAATTGAG ACACTGCTGACAAGCCACCCTGCAGGCCACATCCTGGCCGCCTTGAAGTACCTGGCTGCAGAGCGGGAGACAGAGATCTGGTCCCTGTGTGGTGGGGATGGGCTCAAAGAAGAGGTCATGGCCAG gccccaggccccagaCCCATCAAACTCCACCCAGGCCCTGCCATCCTCCGTTCATCTCATCCAG GAAGGCTGGCAGGCTGTAGGTACACTAGTTACCCAGAGGAGTGCACTACTGAGTGAGCGACAAGTCCTGACTGGCCGCCTCCAGAGCCtagtggaggaggtggagaggctCGCTCTGGGACCCACTGAGAG GAAAACGCTGCTGCTGGGACTTAGGTGCAGTGGCCTGTGGGCAGAGCTCAAAGCTCTTCATGCCCAGAGCCAGGAACTGGGGGACGCGGTTGGGCACCGGCAACTTCTGCTTCGAGAGCTGCTTGCCAAGCAGCAGCGGATCCTGCAGTGGCGTCAGCTGGTG GAGGAGACCCAGGAACAGATCCGCCTGGTCATCAAGGGAAACTCAGTCATCAAGACCCGCCTGAGCAAGGGCCCAGAGGAG GTGCTGGCTCTGATTCAGCAGAAGGTTGTTCCCACCTCAGAAGCGGTGGCACCACAGAGCCAGGAACTGCTCCGCTGCTTGAAGGAAGAAGCCCAACACCTGCACCATATTCTGCTGGGTCCCCTGCTGTGGTACCATGCCAAAGG GCTGAAGCCACTATCCAGGATcctaccatccatccatcagcTTCACCCCACTACCCCAAGGGGTTCCAGCTTCATCTCGCTGAGCCATACCCTGGGGCTGCCTGTAGGGAAA GCACCTGAGCTACTCCTTCCAAAGGCTGTCTCTCTCCGCCAAGACCTTCTGTTTCTCCAAGACCAGTTGGGTCTCCAAGTAGGAAATCTCCTTCATGTGAAGACCAGTCTGCCTCTGGGACCATCCACCCAGG AGCTGCTGCAGATCCAGGCGTCCCAAGAGAAGGAGCAGAACAAGGTCATGGGGCAGGCCCTGAAGAAGCTGGAGGACCTGATGGAACAGGCATTGGAGCAGATCCCCAAGCTGCAAGTGCTCATGGGGGACTG GTGGGAGCAGCCAGGCCAAGCCGCCCTCTCTGGGGAGCTCTGCCAGGGCCTGTCCCTGCCCCAGTGGCAGCTGCGCTGGGCCCAGGCCCGGGGAGCACTGCAGCAGCCATACAAATGA